A genomic segment from Aulosira sp. FACHB-615 encodes:
- a CDS encoding non-ribosomal peptide synthetase: protein MNQYSSSFQPSDVFSATSDTNDEFSLSNCRTVVELLGWRSSTQGNQDIFTFLLDGETEQARLTYQELDRLARRTAAQLQAMGLVGERALLLYPAGLDFLIAFFGCLYAGVVAVTAYPPRNQRNTPRIQAIAQDAQAAIALTTTDILPTVQSLISQRTDLGSLQWLTTDNITPGIEDNWQQPHIDQDSLAFLQYTSGSTGTPKGVMISHGNLLHNAQTTRQFMEHSSASKFVTWLPMYHDMGLIGGILQPLYGGFPCIIMPPAAFLQRPYRWLQAISHYRGTTSGGPNFAYDLCVQKITPEQKATLDLSSWSVAFNGAEPIRYDTLERFAEAFAECGFRKEAFYPCYGMAETTLMVAGVQKAAPPKIKALQKSALASHQVVESSVVGGDDTSYFVSCGQIIPDQKVVITNPDTLKSCQPDEIGEIWVAGLSVGQGYWHRPAETAETFGAYLADTGEGPFLRTGDLGFLQDGELFITGRAKDLIIIRGRNLYPQDIELTAERSHSSLRPGANAAFTVLVNNEEKLVVVQELEFRAKPNLETVINAIRQAVTEEHEVQVYAVVLIKPGTICKTSSGKIQRRATRVQFENGELNIVASNILKASDIIQESIQLQHSQLLTLATPERQTVLEQYLIVQIANVLAIAPDNIPLQAPLSTLGLDSLKVFELKNRVEVDLEVEISIADLFAGMSPRSLATKILTQITAAAFIPAVRLNPIPQAEVYPLSFAQQRLWFLDRLQPGNPAYNISLAVNLQGELDIILLEQSLNEIVRRHEALRTTLTVVNGQPVQIITPSLKLFLSVIDDQKNIASSVQQFLTEQSQQPFDLIKGPLLRAELLRLAPQEHILLLEMHHIISDGWSSEVFLQEIASLYKAFLTGTASSLPEISIQYKDFAHWQRQWLQGEILQTQLSYWKKQLQDIPAALQLPTDRPRPTVQTSNGAQQSLELSEVLINRLKAIAHQKGVTLYMLLLAAFQTFLYRYTGQDDIAVGSPIANRNRDEIKGLIGFFVNTLVLRTDLSGDPTFDELLKRVKKVALEAYTHQDLPFDQLVEAVQPERDTSRTPLFQVMFNIQDYSNLPEMPGLAVSWVKIDTKTAQFDLSLSIDITHQAVAASFHYNTDLFDAATIAKMLRHFENLLSGIAAEPQTRLSNLPLLSEADRQELLEFSTNKSQISNYQPQQCIHQQFAAQVERTPDAIAVIFENQSLTYRELNQRSNQLANYLKTLGVRAEVLVGICIERSLEMVVGLLAILKAGGAYLPLDPAYPQERLALMLKDAQVSVLLTTSTQAEKLPEHQAQVICLDTDWEVISRESQENPIHQTQPENLAYVIYTSGSTGTPKGVMIQHHALSNYINIACIELGIKSSDRILQFASISFDTAAEEIFPCLVCGASLILRTEEMLSSIPQFLQQCRDYRVTVLDLPTAFWHQVTAELATANLAIPDSLRLVIIGGEKANRKHLTTWQQTIGQKVRLLNSYGPTETTIVATLCDLSVPTLGEVPIGKAIPQVQTYILDSNLQLVPVGTPGELYIGGVGVARGYLKRPDLTAEKFIPNPYNSKPGERLYKTGDLVRYLPDGNLEFLGRIDHQVKIRGFRIELGEIETLLNQHPGVREAVVVAHCDRSDHQRLIAYVVGQYHPEKVEALDTQQTLQWQTVFDSLYKKFDTSQNSGFYIKGWESSYTGASIPDEQVHEWMKQTTGRILGLQPNRVLEIGCGGSGLMLFSISPHCQQYWATDPSQNALQILQQQLDTLEQPLAGVTLSQRSALDFDDVAENSFDGVLIVSVAQYFPSIDYLLQVLEKAVKAVEPGGFIFLGDVRSLPLLEAFHASVQLYRSPDNLSKEALQQRVQKQLFEEKQLVIDPAFFIALKQHLPKISHVDILLERGCSHNELTKFRYDVILHVDDQPTSTAEISWLDWHKQELTLSSVRCILEETAPQFLGITGVPNARTIADVQLVQWLANSEKPETVGEIKQLFRYLEDRGVEPEDFWALEKDLPYSVQITWSNTGAGDRYDVIFKRSTPDAAECLCLPAAVPPSSRPWHNYANTPWQGNLARERVPQLRDFLKEKLPEYMVPSAFIFLDALPLTPNGKVNRRVLPLPESYATQNNLYVAPETELQQTIADTWQTVLGIEKVSINDNFFDLGGHSLLISQVNAQLREKLQRDISVVEMFQYPSISLLAKHLSQEQQEQQSFQEIRNRSEKQKSALNRKKQTRNLRK from the coding sequence ATGAATCAATATTCTTCTAGCTTTCAACCAAGCGATGTCTTCTCTGCGACAAGCGACACTAACGATGAGTTTAGCCTCAGTAACTGTAGAACAGTTGTTGAACTGTTGGGTTGGAGAAGTTCTACCCAAGGAAATCAAGATATTTTCACTTTTTTACTAGATGGAGAAACAGAACAAGCGCGGCTAACTTATCAAGAGTTGGATAGACTTGCTAGACGAACGGCTGCACAATTGCAAGCAATGGGTTTAGTGGGAGAACGTGCTTTACTGCTTTATCCGGCGGGACTAGATTTTTTAATTGCTTTTTTCGGTTGTTTATATGCGGGAGTTGTGGCTGTTACTGCTTATCCTCCGAGAAATCAGCGTAACACACCGAGAATCCAGGCGATCGCTCAAGATGCACAAGCCGCGATCGCGCTGACAACAACAGATATACTCCCAACAGTGCAGTCTTTAATCAGCCAAAGGACTGATTTGGGATCGTTGCAATGGCTGACAACAGATAATATTACCCCAGGAATAGAAGACAACTGGCAACAACCTCATATTGATCAAGATAGTTTAGCGTTTCTGCAATATACCTCTGGCTCAACGGGAACACCCAAGGGTGTGATGATTAGTCATGGAAACTTACTGCACAATGCTCAAACAACTCGCCAATTTATGGAGCATTCGTCAGCTAGTAAGTTTGTGACTTGGCTACCGATGTACCATGATATGGGTCTAATTGGTGGGATATTGCAACCTTTGTATGGCGGTTTCCCTTGCATTATTATGCCGCCTGCGGCTTTTCTCCAACGTCCTTATCGTTGGTTACAGGCGATTTCTCACTATCGCGGGACAACCAGTGGCGGCCCGAATTTTGCTTATGATTTATGTGTGCAGAAAATCACACCTGAACAAAAAGCAACTCTTGATTTGAGTAGTTGGAGTGTAGCCTTTAATGGTGCGGAACCGATTCGTTATGATACATTAGAGCGATTTGCAGAAGCTTTTGCAGAGTGTGGCTTCCGCAAAGAAGCGTTTTATCCTTGTTATGGGATGGCGGAAACAACTTTGATGGTGGCTGGTGTACAGAAGGCTGCGCCACCAAAAATCAAAGCATTGCAGAAATCTGCATTAGCATCTCATCAAGTTGTCGAGTCATCGGTGGTTGGGGGAGATGATACATCTTACTTTGTTAGTTGTGGTCAAATTATTCCTGACCAGAAAGTAGTAATTACTAATCCAGACACACTCAAGAGTTGCCAACCTGATGAAATTGGGGAAATTTGGGTAGCTGGATTGAGTGTTGGTCAAGGATATTGGCATCGTCCAGCAGAAACCGCAGAAACATTCGGAGCTTATTTAGCAGATACCGGCGAAGGGCCATTCCTGCGGACAGGAGATTTAGGCTTTTTGCAAGATGGAGAATTATTTATTACAGGGAGAGCGAAAGATTTAATTATTATTCGTGGTCGCAACCTGTACCCCCAAGATATAGAATTAACGGCTGAACGCAGTCATTCATCCTTGCGTCCTGGTGCGAATGCCGCATTTACAGTTTTAGTTAACAACGAAGAAAAGCTAGTAGTTGTCCAAGAATTAGAGTTTCGCGCTAAACCAAATTTAGAAACAGTAATTAATGCAATTCGTCAAGCGGTGACGGAAGAACATGAAGTACAAGTTTATGCAGTTGTTTTAATTAAACCAGGGACAATTTGCAAAACTTCCAGTGGTAAGATTCAACGCCGCGCAACTCGCGTACAGTTTGAGAATGGTGAACTGAATATAGTTGCCAGCAATATTTTAAAAGCTAGTGATATTATTCAAGAGTCAATTCAATTACAGCATTCTCAACTGTTGACACTGGCTACACCAGAACGTCAGACAGTTTTAGAACAATATTTAATTGTACAAATAGCCAATGTTTTAGCGATCGCACCTGATAATATTCCTCTCCAAGCACCATTAAGCACCCTCGGACTAGATTCTTTAAAAGTATTTGAGTTGAAAAATCGGGTTGAGGTTGACTTAGAAGTAGAAATATCCATTGCAGACTTGTTTGCAGGGATGAGTCCGCGATCGCTGGCGACTAAAATCCTCACCCAAATAACAGCAGCCGCTTTTATTCCTGCTGTACGTCTAAACCCAATCCCACAAGCCGAAGTTTATCCTTTGTCTTTTGCACAGCAAAGATTATGGTTCCTCGACCGATTGCAACCAGGGAACCCAGCTTACAATATTTCCTTAGCTGTAAATCTCCAAGGTGAGCTTGACATCATCTTGTTAGAGCAAAGTTTAAACGAAATTGTCCGACGACACGAAGCTCTCAGAACCACGTTGACTGTTGTCAACGGACAGCCAGTACAAATTATTACTCCTTCCCTCAAATTATTCTTATCAGTAATTGATGATCAAAAGAATATTGCATCCTCAGTCCAGCAATTCTTGACTGAGCAAAGTCAGCAACCTTTTGATTTGATCAAGGGGCCATTATTACGTGCTGAACTTTTGCGCCTTGCACCACAAGAGCATATTCTGTTGCTGGAAATGCACCACATCATCTCTGATGGTTGGTCTAGTGAAGTCTTTTTACAAGAGATAGCATCACTGTACAAAGCATTCTTAACTGGAACTGCTTCATCTTTACCAGAAATTTCTATCCAATACAAAGATTTTGCCCATTGGCAGAGACAATGGTTGCAAGGAGAAATTCTGCAAACTCAACTTTCTTATTGGAAGAAACAACTGCAAGATATACCAGCAGCATTACAATTACCCACTGACCGACCAAGACCGACGGTACAAACCTCAAATGGCGCTCAACAATCCCTCGAATTGTCTGAAGTACTGATCAATAGACTCAAGGCGATCGCCCATCAAAAGGGTGTAACTTTATATATGTTGCTATTGGCAGCATTTCAAACTTTCCTCTACCGCTACACCGGACAAGATGATATTGCTGTCGGTTCACCAATTGCTAACCGTAATCGTGATGAAATTAAAGGGTTAATTGGCTTTTTTGTCAATACTTTGGTGCTACGTACAGACCTGAGTGGCGATCCAACTTTTGACGAGTTACTGAAGCGAGTTAAAAAGGTAGCTTTAGAAGCCTATACACACCAGGATTTACCCTTTGACCAACTAGTAGAAGCAGTGCAACCAGAACGCGACACCAGTCGCACACCACTGTTTCAAGTCATGTTTAATATCCAAGATTACTCCAATTTACCAGAAATGCCTGGTTTGGCGGTAAGTTGGGTCAAAATCGACACCAAAACAGCACAGTTTGATTTGAGTCTTTCTATTGATATTACACATCAAGCAGTGGCGGCATCCTTCCATTACAATACTGACCTATTTGATGCTGCGACAATCGCGAAAATGCTGAGACACTTTGAGAATTTACTGTCAGGGATTGCTGCTGAACCTCAAACTCGGCTATCTAATTTACCACTTTTGAGCGAGGCAGATCGTCAGGAGTTACTAGAATTTAGTACAAATAAATCCCAAATCTCCAATTACCAACCTCAACAGTGCATTCATCAACAATTTGCAGCCCAGGTAGAACGAACACCAGATGCAATTGCAGTCATCTTTGAAAATCAGTCTCTAACTTACAGAGAGTTAAATCAGCGTTCAAATCAATTAGCAAATTACCTCAAAACCCTGGGAGTTAGAGCAGAAGTTTTAGTAGGAATTTGCATAGAACGCTCTTTAGAGATGGTGGTTGGACTGTTGGCGATTCTCAAAGCTGGAGGTGCATATTTACCTCTCGATCCGGCTTATCCCCAAGAACGCCTCGCTTTGATGTTAAAAGATGCCCAGGTGTCAGTTTTACTTACTACGTCAACACAAGCTGAGAAACTCCCCGAACATCAAGCTCAAGTCATTTGCTTAGACACAGATTGGGAAGTTATTTCGCGTGAAAGCCAAGAAAACCCAATTCATCAGACACAACCGGAGAACCTCGCTTATGTAATTTATACATCTGGTTCCACGGGAACACCCAAAGGGGTAATGATTCAGCATCATGCTTTAAGTAATTATATCAATATTGCATGTATAGAATTGGGGATAAAGTCGAGCGATCGCATTTTGCAATTTGCCTCCATCAGTTTTGATACTGCGGCGGAAGAAATATTTCCCTGTCTAGTTTGCGGTGCTAGTCTCATATTGCGGACAGAGGAAATGTTAAGTTCAATACCGCAATTTTTACAGCAATGCCGCGATTACAGAGTCACTGTTCTGGATTTACCTACCGCTTTTTGGCATCAAGTTACTGCTGAATTAGCAACAGCAAATTTGGCAATTCCTGATTCTCTGAGATTAGTGATTATTGGTGGCGAAAAAGCCAACAGAAAGCACTTGACAACTTGGCAGCAGACTATTGGTCAAAAAGTACGTCTTCTCAATAGCTACGGCCCTACAGAGACAACTATTGTGGCAACACTTTGTGACTTATCAGTACCAACACTGGGCGAAGTGCCAATTGGCAAAGCTATTCCTCAAGTTCAAACTTACATCCTTGACTCCAATCTACAACTAGTGCCTGTAGGAACTCCTGGCGAATTATATATTGGAGGTGTCGGTGTCGCTAGAGGCTACCTGAAGCGACCAGACTTAACAGCAGAAAAGTTTATTCCTAATCCTTACAATTCAAAACCTGGAGAGCGTCTTTACAAAACAGGCGATTTAGTTCGCTACTTGCCTGATGGCAACCTAGAATTTCTCGGACGTATTGATCATCAAGTCAAGATTCGAGGATTCCGCATTGAATTAGGAGAAATAGAAACTTTACTAAATCAACACCCAGGTGTTCGAGAAGCGGTAGTTGTTGCTCATTGCGATCGCTCAGATCATCAGCGATTGATTGCTTATGTTGTCGGACAGTATCACCCAGAAAAAGTAGAAGCCTTAGACACTCAACAAACCTTGCAGTGGCAAACTGTCTTTGATAGTCTCTATAAAAAGTTTGATACTTCTCAAAACTCTGGTTTTTATATCAAAGGTTGGGAAAGCAGCTACACAGGAGCATCTATTCCAGATGAACAAGTGCATGAGTGGATGAAGCAAACCACCGGGCGCATCTTAGGTTTACAGCCCAACCGGGTTTTAGAAATCGGTTGTGGTGGTAGCGGACTAATGCTTTTCAGCATTTCCCCCCATTGTCAGCAATACTGGGCAACAGACCCCTCACAAAATGCCCTGCAAATTCTCCAACAACAGTTAGACACCCTAGAGCAGCCATTAGCAGGAGTCACACTCAGTCAAAGAAGTGCTTTAGATTTTGATGATGTGGCAGAGAATAGCTTTGATGGCGTGTTAATTGTCTCTGTGGCTCAGTACTTCCCAAGCATTGACTATTTGCTCCAGGTTTTGGAGAAGGCAGTCAAAGCTGTAGAACCAGGTGGCTTCATTTTCCTGGGAGATGTTCGCAGTCTGCCCCTCTTAGAAGCCTTCCATGCCTCAGTTCAACTTTATCGATCTCCAGACAATCTTTCTAAGGAGGCCTTACAACAGCGTGTGCAGAAACAGTTGTTTGAAGAGAAACAATTAGTCATCGACCCCGCTTTCTTCATAGCCCTCAAACAGCATTTACCTAAAATCAGTCATGTTGACATTTTGCTAGAGCGTGGTTGTTCTCACAATGAATTAACTAAATTTCGTTACGATGTGATTCTTCATGTGGACGATCAACCAACTTCGACGGCGGAGATATCCTGGCTAGATTGGCACAAACAAGAGCTAACCCTTTCTTCCGTTCGCTGTATTCTAGAAGAAACTGCACCCCAATTTTTAGGTATTACCGGTGTACCGAATGCCCGCACGATCGCAGATGTTCAGCTCGTGCAGTGGTTGGCAAATAGTGAAAAACCAGAAACTGTAGGTGAGATCAAGCAGTTGTTCAGATATCTTGAAGATCGAGGCGTAGAGCCAGAAGACTTCTGGGCATTAGAAAAAGACCTCCCTTATTCAGTCCAAATTACCTGGTCAAACACTGGTGCGGGCGATCGCTATGATGTGATATTTAAGCGATCTACACCTGATGCTGCTGAGTGTTTATGTTTACCTGCTGCTGTACCTCCTTCATCTCGTCCTTGGCACAATTACGCTAACACTCCGTGGCAAGGAAACTTAGCGCGTGAACGAGTACCTCAACTCCGAGATTTTCTCAAAGAAAAACTACCTGAGTACATGGTGCCAAGTGCTTTTATCTTCTTAGATGCACTACCTTTAACCCCAAATGGCAAAGTCAATCGTCGCGTCTTACCATTGCCAGAAAGTTACGCTACCCAAAACAACCTCTATGTAGCACCTGAAACAGAGCTACAGCAGACCATTGCTGATACATGGCAAACAGTACTAGGTATCGAAAAAGTTAGTATTAACGATAACTTTTTCGATTTGGGCGGACATTCTTTGTTGATTTCTCAGGTAAACGCCCAATTACGAGAAAAACTACAACGTGATATCTCAGTAGTAGAAATGTTTCAATATCCTAGTATTAGTTTGTTAGCCAAACATCTTAGTCAAGAACAGCAAGAACAACAGTCTTTTCAAGAAATTCGCAACCGTTCTGAAAAACAGAAATCGGCTTTAAACAGGAAAAAACAAACTCGTAATTTACGCAAATAA
- a CDS encoding type I polyketide synthase produces the protein MDSTELQDVIEAIAIIGMSGRFPGANDIPEFWENLCSGVESISTFTDTELITAGIEPELVNHPHYVKSLGILANIDLFDAGFFGFNPKEAEITDPQHRLFLECAWEALENAGYDSQRCESRIGVYAGASSNNYLSLDLNNERTGLASLFQRGIGNDKDFLATRVSYKLNLTGPSLTVQTACSTSLVAISLACQSLLNYQCDMALAGGVSINILQKTGYLYQEGGVLSPDGHCRAFDAQARGTIIGNGVGIVVLKRLTEAIADGDHIYAVIKGSAINNDGSGKISYTAPSVNGQAQVIAEALSLADVPPETISYIETHGSGTVLGDPIEISALTSVFRENTDKKQFCAIGSVKTNIGHLDAAAGVTSLIKTALALKHQQIPPSLHFAEPNPNIDFANSPFYVNTKLTDWQNTHTPRRAGVSSLGIGGTNAHVILEAAPVWEEQGVGGREQGRKYQLLVLSAKTASALEKATTNLADYLQAHPDLNLADVAYTLQVGRRTFEHRRAVVCRDIADAIAALENSQKVLSSIPAIQQQSIAFMFPGLGTQYVNMGWELYQVESIFRQQVDYCCEFLQPLLNQDLRDILYPSRHSPQTPENQKLNLESQGFDLRKMLGRNQEQPSLLHQTELAQPAVFVIEYALAQLLISWGIRPQTMIGYSIGEYVAATVAGVLSLEEGLKLIAARARIIQKLPGGAMLAVPLSEAEISPLLNDQISLSAVNGKSMCVVAGATNAVEALEQQLTERGLACRRLETSHAFHSPMMEGAISELRELVNSFKLQAPKIPYISNVTGTWITAAAATNPDYWVQHLCQPVLFAPGIQELWNQNNPILLEVGPGQTLNSFALQCLETNPEVNQIILPSLRYAYDQKPDLVFLLRTIGRLWSAGVEIDWSGFYRDERRYRLPLPTYPFERQRYWLEPQKPTSSSDKSPALSTEKLDVTNWFNIPSWKRSALLVSLEQAKPIDSSNYWLVFLDACGIGNQLVERLKNERKNVITVKIGEAFSQIGYGEYTINPQSKNDYDTLIKQLHNLGQVPQKITHLWNITSYNSQISDLENFAATQDISFWSLLFLIQALGEQNLTKSVEINVVSNNMQQVVDEAYLCPEKATILGLCTVIPQEYAHISCRSIDITIPQVDTKQWQQLIDNLCRELQTLSSEQVIAYRGNQRWIQCFEPLPIASQTSTNNKFRKEGVYVITGGLGGIGLAIAEYLAKTVQAKLVLIGRSELPKKVEWEELLSSQEQDDLLKTKIKKLQLLEELGAEVLVLKADVANLEQMQSAINQVCDRFGKIHGVIHAAGTPGAGIIQLKTPELAAQVFQPKLQGTIVLNTVLQNINLDFLVLFSSTTAITGGLGQVDYCAANTFLDGFAHYNFYQHQIPTISINWDWWEWDSWQKSLLAFAPNMQAEIKQTRQKYGISFAEGIDAFERILSQNLPQVIVSTKNLQTVIAEHQAFAVPLFLKNSEQSPQSQTSHPRPILETVYLEPSSAVEQKIAEIWQELLGIDQVGVDDNFFDLGGHSLIATQIVSQLRQDFQVELSLRHIFEAPTVAELALLIEDILIKELSELTEEEAEKLVSHIYV, from the coding sequence ATGGATAGTACAGAATTACAAGATGTCATCGAAGCGATCGCAATTATTGGGATGTCGGGGCGTTTCCCCGGTGCTAATGATATTCCAGAATTTTGGGAAAATTTATGCTCTGGTGTCGAATCAATTTCTACCTTTACTGATACAGAATTAATTACGGCGGGAATTGAGCCAGAATTAGTGAATCATCCCCATTATGTGAAAAGTCTGGGGATATTAGCAAATATAGATTTATTTGATGCTGGATTTTTTGGTTTTAATCCTAAAGAAGCAGAAATTACAGATCCACAGCATCGGTTATTTTTAGAATGTGCCTGGGAAGCATTAGAAAATGCCGGCTATGACTCTCAACGTTGTGAAAGTCGTATCGGAGTTTATGCAGGTGCGAGTTCAAATAATTATTTATCTTTAGATTTAAATAACGAGCGCACAGGATTAGCAAGTCTTTTTCAAAGGGGAATTGGTAACGATAAAGATTTCCTCGCTACTCGTGTTTCCTATAAATTAAATCTTACAGGCCCCAGCCTTACAGTACAGACTGCTTGTTCTACTTCCTTAGTTGCAATTTCTCTCGCTTGCCAAAGCTTATTAAATTATCAATGCGATATGGCTTTAGCTGGGGGAGTTTCAATTAATATTCTCCAAAAAACCGGGTACTTGTATCAAGAAGGTGGTGTTTTATCGCCTGACGGTCACTGTCGCGCCTTTGATGCTCAAGCTAGAGGTACGATTATTGGCAATGGCGTGGGAATTGTGGTTTTAAAGCGGTTAACTGAAGCGATCGCCGATGGTGATCATATCTATGCTGTCATTAAAGGTAGTGCTATCAATAATGATGGTTCAGGTAAAATCAGTTACACAGCACCCAGTGTCAACGGACAAGCTCAAGTTATTGCCGAAGCACTAAGTTTAGCAGATGTGCCGCCGGAAACCATTAGCTATATTGAAACCCACGGTAGCGGAACCGTCTTAGGAGATCCGATTGAAATTTCGGCATTAACCAGCGTCTTCCGTGAAAATACTGATAAAAAGCAATTTTGTGCGATCGGTTCCGTCAAAACCAATATTGGTCATTTGGATGCAGCTGCTGGGGTGACAAGTTTAATCAAAACTGCTTTGGCGCTCAAACATCAACAAATACCGCCTAGCTTACATTTTGCCGAACCCAATCCAAATATTGATTTTGCCAACAGTCCTTTTTATGTCAATACCAAGCTGACAGATTGGCAAAATACTCATACCCCTCGTCGTGCTGGTGTGAGTTCTTTGGGTATCGGTGGTACCAACGCCCACGTCATTTTAGAAGCAGCACCAGTATGGGAAGAACAAGGAGTAGGGGGCAGGGAGCAGGGGAGAAAGTATCAATTGTTGGTTCTGTCTGCTAAAACAGCATCAGCACTAGAAAAGGCAACCACAAATTTAGCAGATTATCTGCAAGCACATCCTGATTTAAACTTGGCTGATGTGGCTTACACATTACAAGTTGGACGCAGAACTTTTGAACATCGGCGTGCTGTGGTGTGTCGAGATATTGCAGATGCGATCGCAGCACTAGAAAACTCTCAAAAAGTACTGAGCAGTATCCCAGCAATACAACAACAGTCCATAGCTTTTATGTTCCCTGGTCTGGGTACTCAATATGTCAACATGGGTTGGGAACTTTATCAAGTTGAATCTATCTTTCGCCAGCAAGTTGATTACTGTTGCGAGTTTCTGCAACCGCTTTTGAATCAAGATTTACGCGATATTCTTTATCCAAGTAGACATTCACCACAAACCCCAGAAAACCAAAAATTAAATCTAGAATCTCAAGGTTTCGATTTGCGGAAAATGTTGGGGCGAAATCAGGAACAACCTTCCTTACTCCATCAAACTGAACTAGCCCAACCAGCAGTTTTTGTCATTGAATATGCTTTAGCACAGCTATTGATCTCCTGGGGGATTCGTCCCCAAACAATGATCGGTTACAGCATTGGTGAGTATGTAGCAGCCACTGTAGCAGGGGTTTTATCTCTAGAAGAAGGTTTAAAACTGATTGCTGCAAGAGCGCGGATAATTCAAAAATTACCGGGTGGAGCAATGCTCGCTGTTCCACTTTCAGAAGCAGAAATATCCCCCTTGCTAAATGATCAAATCTCCTTGTCTGCGGTTAACGGCAAATCTATGTGTGTAGTTGCAGGTGCAACTAACGCTGTAGAAGCTCTGGAACAACAGTTAACTGAACGAGGTTTAGCTTGTCGTCGCCTAGAAACTTCTCACGCTTTTCACTCTCCCATGATGGAGGGTGCGATTTCTGAGTTACGTGAGTTAGTCAACAGCTTTAAACTCCAAGCCCCAAAAATTCCTTACATATCCAACGTCACAGGAACTTGGATCACAGCAGCAGCAGCCACAAATCCCGATTATTGGGTTCAACACCTGTGTCAACCTGTGTTATTTGCTCCGGGTATCCAAGAACTGTGGAACCAAAATAATCCCATTTTATTGGAAGTAGGGCCAGGACAGACTTTAAATAGTTTCGCCCTTCAATGTCTCGAAACCAATCCCGAAGTCAATCAGATCATCTTACCCTCCCTGAGATATGCTTACGATCAAAAACCAGACTTAGTATTCTTGTTAAGAACAATAGGTAGGTTGTGGTCAGCCGGAGTAGAAATAGATTGGTCAGGATTTTATCGTGATGAGCGTCGTTATCGTCTTCCTTTACCAACCTATCCTTTTGAACGTCAACGCTACTGGTTAGAGCCACAAAAACCAACGAGTTCTTCAGATAAATCTCCAGCATTATCAACAGAAAAGCTGGATGTTACCAACTGGTTTAACATTCCTTCTTGGAAACGTTCGGCTTTACTTGTATCGTTGGAACAAGCAAAACCAATCGATTCAAGCAATTATTGGTTAGTATTTCTTGATGCTTGCGGTATTGGTAATCAACTTGTAGAACGCTTGAAAAATGAGCGTAAAAATGTCATCACTGTCAAAATTGGCGAAGCATTTAGTCAAATTGGATATGGGGAATATACGATTAATCCCCAAAGCAAAAATGACTATGATACCTTAATCAAACAGCTCCACAATTTAGGTCAAGTACCACAGAAAATTACTCATCTGTGGAACATTACATCATATAATAGTCAAATATCGGATCTAGAAAATTTTGCAGCTACTCAAGATATCAGTTTTTGGAGCTTGCTCTTTCTCATCCAAGCATTGGGAGAACAAAATCTTACCAAATCTGTGGAAATTAATGTTGTTTCTAACAACATGCAACAGGTAGTTGATGAAGCATATTTATGTCCAGAAAAGGCAACCATCCTGGGGCTATGTACAGTTATTCCGCAAGAATATGCCCACATATCCTGCCGCAGCATCGATATTACCATTCCCCAGGTTGATACAAAGCAATGGCAACAGTTGATAGACAATCTTTGTAGAGAACTTCAGACATTATCATCTGAGCAAGTCATTGCATATCGAGGAAATCAAAGATGGATACAGTGTTTTGAACCCTTACCCATCGCCAGCCAAACAAGTACTAACAACAAATTCAGAAAAGAAGGAGTATATGTAATCACAGGTGGATTAGGCGGAATTGGCCTAGCGATCGCGGAATATTTAGCCAAGACTGTACAAGCAAAATTAGTCCTGATTGGACGTTCGGAATTACCAAAAAAAGTCGAGTGGGAGGAATTGCTATCCAGCCAAGAGCAAGATGATTTACTCAAAACCAAAATCAAAAAACTCCAGCTTCTAGAAGAGTTAGGTGCAGAGGTTTTAGTGCTGAAAGCCGATGTTGCTAACCTAGAACAAATGCAGAGTGCGATTAATCAGGTATGCGATCGCTTTGGTAAGATTCATGGCGTAATTCATGCAGCCGGAACTCCAGGTGCAGGTATTATTCAACTCAAAACACCTGAATTAGCCGCACAAGTTTTTCAACCTAAACTCCAAGGCACAATAGTTTTAAATACTGTTTTGCAAAACATTAATTTAGACTTCCTGGTCTTATTTTCTTCTACTACTGCAATCACAGGCGGCTTAGGACAAGTAGATTATTGTGCAGCTAATACCTTTCTAGATGGGTTTGCCCACTACAATTTTTATCAACACCAAATACCGACAATCTCAATTAATTGGGATTGGTGGGAATGGGATAGTTGGCAAAAATCTTTGTTAGCATTTGCCCCTAATATGCAAGCTGAAATTAAGCAAACAAGACAAAAATATGGTATATCTTTTGCAGAAGGTATAGATGCCTTTGAGCGAATATTATCTCAAAATTTACCTCAAGTAATTGTATCAACAAAAAATCTCCAAACTGTCATTGCAGAACATCAAGCTTTTGCCGTACCACTTTTCTTAAAAAATTCCGAACAATCTCCTCAATCTCAAACATCGCACCCAAGACCAATTTTAGAAACTGTTTATCTTGAGCCCAGTAGTGCTGTTGAGCAAAAGATTGCTGAGATTTGGCAAGAATTATTAGGTATTGATCAAGTCGGCGTTGATGATAACTTTTTTGATTTAGGCGGACACTCCTTAATTGCAACCCAAATAGTTTCTCAGTTGCGTCAAGATTTTCAAGTTGAACTATCATTACGCCATATTTTTGAAGCGCCAACGGTGGCAGAATTAGCTTTACTGATTGAAGACATCCTGATCAAAGAATTGTCAGAACTGACCGAAGAAGAAGCCGAAAAGCTAGTTTCACATATTTATGTTTAG